In one Pseudoliparis swirei isolate HS2019 ecotype Mariana Trench chromosome 23, NWPU_hadal_v1, whole genome shotgun sequence genomic region, the following are encoded:
- the plppr2a gene encoding phospholipid phosphatase-related protein type 2a isoform X4, which yields MAVEEKPGVKSSSSIVPCFLFVELVIMAGTVLLAYYFEYTDTFPVHVQGFFCYDKSFSKPYPGPDDTSKIPPVLIYSLVTAIPSLTIVVGELCAFFTKAEGTQERTIVTADCCHFNPLLRRVVRFLGVYAFGLFTTTIFANAGQVVTGNQTPHFLSACRPNYTALGCQSTMQYIAERRACTGNPLVVMSARKSFPSKDAALSVYSAVFSVMYVTLVFKTKGTRLTKPTISLTLFCLAMLVGVVRVAEYRNHWADVLAGFFTGAAIAVFLVTCVINNFQRTLPGPPPPRPQRPESVLGMPMVTLPCVESPLEKLSGPQTQRGSPFTEVT from the exons CTGGTGATCATGGCCGGGACGGTGCTGCTGGCGTACTACTTTGAGTACACGGACACGTTCCCCGTGCACGTCCAGGGCTTCTTCTGCTACGACAAGAGCTTCTCCAAGCCCTACCCGGGGCCCGACGACACCAGCAAGATCCCCCCGGTGCTCATCTACTCGCTCGTCACGGCCATCCCCAGCCTCACG ATAGTCGTCGGCGAGCTGTGCGCCTTCTTCACCAAGGCCGAGGGAACCCAGGAGAGGACCATCGTCACCGCAGACTGCTGCCACTTCAACCCCCTGCTGAGACGCGTCGTCCGCTTCCTCG GCGTCTACGCCTTCGGCCTGTTCACCACCACCATCTTCGCCAACGCCGGCCAGGTGGTGACGGGGAACCAGACGCCCCACTTCCTGTCGGCCTGCCGGCCCAACTACACGGCGCTGGGCTGCCAGTCCACCATGCAGTACATCGCCGAGCGCCGCGCCTGCACGGGCAACCCGCTGGTCGTCATGTCGGCGAGGAAGTCCTTCCCGTCCAAGGACGCGGCGCTGAGCGTCTACTCGGCCGTGTTCTCCGTG ATGTACGTGACGCTGGTGTTCAAGACCAAAGGCACGCGGCTCACCAAGCCCACCATCAGCCTCACCCTGTTCTGCCTGGCCATGCTGGTGGGCGTGGTCCGCGTGGCCGAGTACCGCAACCACTGGGCCGACGTGCTGGCGGGGTTCTTCACCGGGGCAGCCATCGCTGTGTTTTTG gTGACCTGCGTGATCAACAACTTCCAGCGGACGCTGCCGGGTCCTCCTCCGCCGCGCCCCCAGCGGCCCGAGTCCGTGCTGGGCATGCCGATGGTGACGCTGCCCTGCGTGGAGAGTCCACTCGAAAAGTTAAGTGGCCCTCAG ACTCAGCGGGGATCTCCGTTCaccgaggtcacgtga
- the plppr2a gene encoding phospholipid phosphatase-related protein type 2a isoform X1: MAVEEKPGVKSSSSIVPCFLFVELVIMAGTVLLAYYFEYTDTFPVHVQGFFCYDKSFSKPYPGPDDTSKIPPVLIYSLVTAIPSLTIVVGELCAFFTKAEGTQERTIVTADCCHFNPLLRRVVRFLGVYAFGLFTTTIFANAGQVVTGNQTPHFLSACRPNYTALGCQSTMQYIAERRACTGNPLVVMSARKSFPSKDAALSVYSAVFSVMYVTLVFKTKGTRLTKPTISLTLFCLAMLVGVVRVAEYRNHWADVLAGFFTGAAIAVFLVTCVINNFQRTLPGPPPPRPQRPESVLGMPMVTLPCVESPLEKLSGDLRSPRSRDHQPYRFPATPDVLIPSRSISSEV; the protein is encoded by the exons CTGGTGATCATGGCCGGGACGGTGCTGCTGGCGTACTACTTTGAGTACACGGACACGTTCCCCGTGCACGTCCAGGGCTTCTTCTGCTACGACAAGAGCTTCTCCAAGCCCTACCCGGGGCCCGACGACACCAGCAAGATCCCCCCGGTGCTCATCTACTCGCTCGTCACGGCCATCCCCAGCCTCACG ATAGTCGTCGGCGAGCTGTGCGCCTTCTTCACCAAGGCCGAGGGAACCCAGGAGAGGACCATCGTCACCGCAGACTGCTGCCACTTCAACCCCCTGCTGAGACGCGTCGTCCGCTTCCTCG GCGTCTACGCCTTCGGCCTGTTCACCACCACCATCTTCGCCAACGCCGGCCAGGTGGTGACGGGGAACCAGACGCCCCACTTCCTGTCGGCCTGCCGGCCCAACTACACGGCGCTGGGCTGCCAGTCCACCATGCAGTACATCGCCGAGCGCCGCGCCTGCACGGGCAACCCGCTGGTCGTCATGTCGGCGAGGAAGTCCTTCCCGTCCAAGGACGCGGCGCTGAGCGTCTACTCGGCCGTGTTCTCCGTG ATGTACGTGACGCTGGTGTTCAAGACCAAAGGCACGCGGCTCACCAAGCCCACCATCAGCCTCACCCTGTTCTGCCTGGCCATGCTGGTGGGCGTGGTCCGCGTGGCCGAGTACCGCAACCACTGGGCCGACGTGCTGGCGGGGTTCTTCACCGGGGCAGCCATCGCTGTGTTTTTG gTGACCTGCGTGATCAACAACTTCCAGCGGACGCTGCCGGGTCCTCCTCCGCCGCGCCCCCAGCGGCCCGAGTCCGTGCTGGGCATGCCGATGGTGACGCTGCCCTGCGTGGAGAGTCCACTCGAAAA ACTCAGCGGGGATCTCCGTTCaccgaggtcacgtgaccatcAGCCCTATCGGTTCCCCGCCACCCCCGATGTCCTCATACCGTCTCGCTCCATTTCCAGCGAAGTCTAG
- the plppr2a gene encoding phospholipid phosphatase-related protein type 2a isoform X2: MAVEEKPGVKSSSSIVPCFLFVELVIMAGTVLLAYYFEYTDTFPVHVQGFFCYDKSFSKPYPGPDDTSKIPPVLIYSLVTAIPSLTIVVGELCAFFTKAEGTQERTIVTADCCHFNPLLRRVVRFLGVYAFGLFTTTIFANAGQVVTGNQTPHFLSACRPNYTALGCQSTMQYIAERRACTGNPLVVMSARKSFPSKDAALSVYSAVFSVMYVTLVFKTKGTRLTKPTISLTLFCLAMLVGVVRVAEYRNHWADVLAGFFTGAAIAVFLVTCVINNFQRTLPGPPPPRPQRPESVLGMPMVTLPCVESPLEKTVSMKPLLDHHRRTHSFALWTNETRAVMRS; this comes from the exons CTGGTGATCATGGCCGGGACGGTGCTGCTGGCGTACTACTTTGAGTACACGGACACGTTCCCCGTGCACGTCCAGGGCTTCTTCTGCTACGACAAGAGCTTCTCCAAGCCCTACCCGGGGCCCGACGACACCAGCAAGATCCCCCCGGTGCTCATCTACTCGCTCGTCACGGCCATCCCCAGCCTCACG ATAGTCGTCGGCGAGCTGTGCGCCTTCTTCACCAAGGCCGAGGGAACCCAGGAGAGGACCATCGTCACCGCAGACTGCTGCCACTTCAACCCCCTGCTGAGACGCGTCGTCCGCTTCCTCG GCGTCTACGCCTTCGGCCTGTTCACCACCACCATCTTCGCCAACGCCGGCCAGGTGGTGACGGGGAACCAGACGCCCCACTTCCTGTCGGCCTGCCGGCCCAACTACACGGCGCTGGGCTGCCAGTCCACCATGCAGTACATCGCCGAGCGCCGCGCCTGCACGGGCAACCCGCTGGTCGTCATGTCGGCGAGGAAGTCCTTCCCGTCCAAGGACGCGGCGCTGAGCGTCTACTCGGCCGTGTTCTCCGTG ATGTACGTGACGCTGGTGTTCAAGACCAAAGGCACGCGGCTCACCAAGCCCACCATCAGCCTCACCCTGTTCTGCCTGGCCATGCTGGTGGGCGTGGTCCGCGTGGCCGAGTACCGCAACCACTGGGCCGACGTGCTGGCGGGGTTCTTCACCGGGGCAGCCATCGCTGTGTTTTTG gTGACCTGCGTGATCAACAACTTCCAGCGGACGCTGCCGGGTCCTCCTCCGCCGCGCCCCCAGCGGCCCGAGTCCGTGCTGGGCATGCCGATGGTGACGCTGCCCTGCGTGGAGAGTCCACTCGAAAA GACAGTGAGTATGAAACCACTTCTGGACCACCACCGGAGGACTCACTCATTTGCCCTCTGGACCAATGAGACGCGAgctgtcatgaggtcatga
- the plppr2a gene encoding phospholipid phosphatase-related protein type 2a isoform X3, protein MAVEEKPGVKSSSSIVPCFLFVELVIMAGTVLLAYYFEYTDTFPVHVQGFFCYDKSFSKPYPGPDDTSKIPPVLIYSLVTAIPSLTIVVGELCAFFTKAEGTQERTIVTADCCHFNPLLRRVVRFLGVYAFGLFTTTIFANAGQVVTGNQTPHFLSACRPNYTALGCQSTMQYIAERRACTGNPLVVMSARKSFPSKDAALSVYSAVFSVMYVTLVFKTKGTRLTKPTISLTLFCLAMLVGVVRVAEYRNHWADVLAGFFTGAAIAVFLVTCVINNFQRTLPGPPPPRPQRPESVLGMPMVTLPCVESPLEKLSGPQDSEYETTSGPPPEDSLICPLDQ, encoded by the exons CTGGTGATCATGGCCGGGACGGTGCTGCTGGCGTACTACTTTGAGTACACGGACACGTTCCCCGTGCACGTCCAGGGCTTCTTCTGCTACGACAAGAGCTTCTCCAAGCCCTACCCGGGGCCCGACGACACCAGCAAGATCCCCCCGGTGCTCATCTACTCGCTCGTCACGGCCATCCCCAGCCTCACG ATAGTCGTCGGCGAGCTGTGCGCCTTCTTCACCAAGGCCGAGGGAACCCAGGAGAGGACCATCGTCACCGCAGACTGCTGCCACTTCAACCCCCTGCTGAGACGCGTCGTCCGCTTCCTCG GCGTCTACGCCTTCGGCCTGTTCACCACCACCATCTTCGCCAACGCCGGCCAGGTGGTGACGGGGAACCAGACGCCCCACTTCCTGTCGGCCTGCCGGCCCAACTACACGGCGCTGGGCTGCCAGTCCACCATGCAGTACATCGCCGAGCGCCGCGCCTGCACGGGCAACCCGCTGGTCGTCATGTCGGCGAGGAAGTCCTTCCCGTCCAAGGACGCGGCGCTGAGCGTCTACTCGGCCGTGTTCTCCGTG ATGTACGTGACGCTGGTGTTCAAGACCAAAGGCACGCGGCTCACCAAGCCCACCATCAGCCTCACCCTGTTCTGCCTGGCCATGCTGGTGGGCGTGGTCCGCGTGGCCGAGTACCGCAACCACTGGGCCGACGTGCTGGCGGGGTTCTTCACCGGGGCAGCCATCGCTGTGTTTTTG gTGACCTGCGTGATCAACAACTTCCAGCGGACGCTGCCGGGTCCTCCTCCGCCGCGCCCCCAGCGGCCCGAGTCCGTGCTGGGCATGCCGATGGTGACGCTGCCCTGCGTGGAGAGTCCACTCGAAAAGTTAAGTGGCCCTCAG GACAGTGAGTATGAAACCACTTCTGGACCACCACCGGAGGACTCACTCATTTGCCCTCTGGACCAATGA